From one Trifolium pratense cultivar HEN17-A07 linkage group LG1, ARS_RC_1.1, whole genome shotgun sequence genomic stretch:
- the LOC123911460 gene encoding uncharacterized protein LOC123911460: MKRTMPWSDDESDDSSADESSSLHSDSEHDSENGGKKSKGKSIKQKTAPIDFDALKRYGYKGGPSVLKVPPPKEDDTKKDWSWSSGKEKRVNKEIEETYEERKKTREALSLGEQLPTVLTRNEKKNLSFSQKEKKKRDLGQASRGKNYVEEEKRLLRDNGVYSGFDT, translated from the exons ATGAAGAGGACAATGCCATGGAGTGATGATGAGAGTGATGACTCATCTGCAGATGAATCATCATCTTTACATTCAGACTCTGAACATGATAGTGAAAATGGAGGGAAAAAATCCAAAG GTAAATCTATAAAGCAGAAAACTGCTCCAATTGACTTTGATGCCCTGAAGCGATACGGGTATAAAGGTGGGCCGTCGGTCTTAAAGGTACCTCCACCCAAAGAAGATGACACAAAGAAAGATTGGTCCTGGTCCAGTGGAAAGGAAAAGCGTGTCAACAAGGAAATTGAAGAAACATATGAAGAGCGAAAGAAAACAAGAGAGGCTCTTTCCCTAGGAGAGCAGCTGCCAACTGTTCTTACAAGGAATGAAAAGAAGAATCTTTCCTTTTCTCagaaggaaaagaagaaaagggATCTTGGTCAAGCAAGCAGGGGGAAAAACTATGTTGAAGAAGAGAAGAGACTGTTGAGGGACAATGGAGTCTATTCTGGTTTTGATACTTGA